The Chryseobacterium geocarposphaerae genome has a window encoding:
- a CDS encoding methyltransferase domain-containing protein: MPWNPEVYNQFKDVRYLPFFDLIRFISPDGLKKAIDIGCGTGEQTHILSERFPDAEFLGIDSSAEMLAQSEAYKNKRLNFKRETVEELYNSTDTWDLIFSNAALQWSDKHEKLFPKLLSLLSENGQFAIQMPLQAENILNQILFQLASEEPYKSLLQNWNRISPVLSLDEYSKMMFQYGLKDLQISIKVYPIIAENAEKLFQFISGSALIPYLERLEGNAKQQFIEEYKKRITEKFAKFPAIYAFKRILLYGRK, from the coding sequence ATGCCCTGGAATCCCGAAGTTTATAATCAGTTTAAGGATGTACGCTATCTTCCTTTCTTTGATCTGATACGGTTTATTTCTCCTGATGGTTTGAAAAAAGCGATCGATATCGGTTGCGGAACCGGAGAACAGACTCACATCCTTTCAGAAAGATTCCCTGATGCAGAATTTTTAGGCATTGATTCCTCAGCAGAAATGTTGGCTCAATCAGAGGCGTATAAAAATAAGCGATTAAATTTTAAAAGGGAAACAGTTGAAGAATTATACAATTCTACCGATACTTGGGATTTGATCTTCAGTAACGCTGCCCTGCAATGGTCAGATAAACATGAGAAACTATTTCCAAAATTACTTTCCTTATTAAGTGAAAATGGCCAGTTTGCAATACAAATGCCACTTCAGGCAGAAAATATACTTAATCAGATTTTGTTTCAGCTAGCTTCGGAAGAACCATACAAAAGCCTCCTTCAAAATTGGAACAGGATTTCCCCCGTTTTAAGCCTGGATGAATATTCAAAAATGATGTTTCAATATGGGTTAAAAGACTTGCAAATTTCTATTAAAGTTTATCCGATAATTGCTGAAAATGCAGAAAAGCTCTTTCAGTTTATCTCCGGTTCAGCATTGATTCCTTATTTAGAAAGGCTGGAGGGAAATGCCAAACAGCAATTCATTGAAGAATATAAAAAACGTATAACAGAAAAATTTGCAAAATTTCCGGCCATCTATGCATTCAAAAGAATATTGCTGTACGGCAGAAAATAA
- a CDS encoding DUF4153 domain-containing protein, whose product MKTHLMKTYHLILFTTVLFVVLFYGETPGVNLGILGIVYAVLALFATPEKNKTQTFYILFVTSILSSIAFAWYRDFPSLLAVVASLLFLGFKSKTRKLKTLFIVPVFVTNFFTFFCRFFSFEKWLPKFNTSGMLQKTIAIILIPAIFIIVFFCIYTYGSDHFATLFDNIEFDFNFLDFFGLAVLGFFIAFNFWNFSVDRFIYKQNHYLNNTFSVQEKPQKPSFSFMTFDLERTSGIITFLVLNIMLVFFIFTYNYEQFYEAPKTPSQLSDETHERVVSVIFSIIMAIAVIMFYFKGAFNFDKNAGILKMLAKIWVVLNAVLIFSAMAKNTEYVQQLGLTYKRLGVYAFLILSIIGLVVTFIKIQKQKTNAFLFNQMLWYFYGMILVCSYFNWGGMATQYNIRNHKGNFEFLHSLNYNDEMLEQAFPKEMKTKINDERTESNKATFLSKILYYESIKK is encoded by the coding sequence ATGAAAACTCACCTTATGAAAACGTATCATCTTATCCTTTTTACAACCGTACTCTTTGTAGTGCTTTTTTATGGCGAAACACCTGGAGTTAATCTTGGGATTCTAGGAATAGTCTATGCAGTGCTTGCTTTGTTCGCAACTCCGGAAAAAAATAAAACCCAAACGTTTTATATTTTATTTGTCACTTCTATTTTGTCCAGTATCGCCTTTGCCTGGTATCGGGATTTTCCGTCACTATTAGCAGTTGTGGCATCACTTTTATTTTTAGGATTTAAATCAAAAACAAGAAAACTGAAAACCCTTTTTATTGTTCCGGTTTTTGTGACGAATTTCTTTACTTTTTTCTGTCGTTTTTTCAGCTTTGAAAAATGGCTTCCGAAATTCAATACTTCAGGTATGCTTCAGAAAACGATAGCCATTATTCTTATTCCTGCCATTTTTATAATTGTATTCTTCTGCATTTATACCTATGGAAGTGATCATTTTGCCACTTTGTTTGACAATATTGAATTTGATTTCAACTTTCTTGATTTTTTCGGACTCGCCGTTCTGGGGTTCTTTATTGCGTTCAATTTCTGGAATTTTTCAGTAGACAGATTTATCTATAAGCAAAATCATTATTTAAATAATACATTTTCGGTTCAGGAAAAGCCTCAGAAGCCTTCTTTTAGCTTTATGACCTTTGATCTGGAAAGAACAAGCGGGATAATAACTTTCTTAGTATTAAATATAATGCTCGTGTTCTTTATTTTCACTTATAACTATGAGCAGTTTTATGAAGCTCCAAAGACCCCTTCTCAGCTTTCAGATGAAACACATGAAAGAGTAGTTTCGGTTATTTTTAGCATTATTATGGCAATTGCAGTAATTATGTTCTATTTCAAAGGAGCTTTTAATTTTGATAAAAATGCAGGAATACTAAAGATGCTTGCTAAAATATGGGTCGTTCTGAATGCGGTTTTAATATTTTCTGCGATGGCTAAAAATACAGAATATGTTCAGCAGCTGGGATTAACTTATAAAAGACTGGGAGTTTACGCATTTTTAATATTGAGTATTATTGGATTGGTAGTAACTTTTATAAAAATTCAGAAGCAAAAAACCAATGCTTTTCTGTTCAACCAGATGCTGTGGTATTTCTATGGAATGATTTTGGTTTGCAGTTATTTCAACTGGGGCGGAATGGCAACACAATATAATATAAGGAATCATAAAGGAAATTTTGAATTCCTGCATTCCCTGAATTATAATGATGAAATGTTGGAACAGGCCTTTCCGAAGGAAATGAAAACAAAAATTAATGATGAGAGAACGGAAAGTAACAAAGCTACATTCCTTTCCAAGATTTTATATTACGAATCCATTAAAAAATAA
- a CDS encoding RagB/SusD family nutrient uptake outer membrane protein produces MKNIIKRQYKRIAILSTTLLVLSLSSSCSSDYLETDPTTAVSEESAYSSASNLMAIINGMHRDMYYRQNNSQGQNGQGGIMIMMDALGEDLVFPSTGNGWYVSTVRWQDQVNENGSNDFYPFQFYYALIRNANLVIANGPTVPTANATDVATVKQAIGEAYAFRAFSYYMLVQLYGKRYVPNTTNSQLGVPIRLVANEVPLARNTVEEVYTQINNDITEALSRLSTSRLTKSHFNDRVVLGLRARVALTQGNYALAASSAKSAREAVTGGFAGFPLMNNATYTAGFNNLEGNGEWMWGATIIADQTDYFGNFGAYMSRNYNSTNIRQAPKAMNSKLFAMFPATDVRTKVVDPTGQHTALALPSTYSKFPYTSQKFLSVSTSDSRVDVPYMRAAEMYLIEAEAKARLGDEAGSKVVFNALATNRNPSYTGATTTGAAYITEILNSRRIELWGEGFRFLDLKRLNQGLDRTGANHSSVVVNNVLTVANTDNRWEYLIPRAEINANPLIVQNPL; encoded by the coding sequence ATGAAAAATATTATAAAAAGACAATATAAAAGAATTGCAATATTATCCACAACATTATTGGTACTTTCTTTAAGTTCATCTTGTAGCAGTGATTACCTGGAAACAGATCCAACAACGGCAGTTTCTGAGGAATCTGCTTATTCAAGTGCTTCCAACCTTATGGCTATTATTAATGGTATGCATAGAGATATGTATTACAGGCAAAACAACAGCCAGGGACAAAACGGGCAGGGAGGAATCATGATTATGATGGATGCCTTAGGAGAAGATTTGGTTTTCCCTTCCACCGGTAACGGTTGGTATGTTTCAACGGTGAGATGGCAGGATCAGGTAAATGAAAACGGATCCAATGATTTTTATCCTTTCCAGTTTTACTATGCCTTGATCAGAAATGCTAATCTCGTTATTGCAAATGGCCCAACAGTACCCACTGCAAACGCGACAGACGTTGCTACTGTAAAACAGGCTATTGGTGAAGCGTATGCATTCAGAGCATTCAGTTACTATATGCTGGTTCAACTCTATGGAAAAAGATATGTTCCTAACACAACGAACAGTCAGCTTGGGGTTCCTATCAGATTGGTAGCGAATGAAGTTCCGTTGGCAAGAAATACGGTAGAAGAAGTTTATACTCAGATCAATAATGATATTACTGAAGCATTATCAAGACTGAGTACCTCAAGACTAACAAAATCACACTTTAATGACAGAGTTGTTTTAGGTTTAAGAGCTAGGGTTGCTTTAACTCAAGGAAATTATGCTTTGGCTGCATCTTCTGCTAAGTCAGCAAGAGAAGCGGTAACAGGTGGTTTTGCCGGCTTTCCATTAATGAATAATGCAACATATACTGCAGGATTCAATAACCTGGAAGGTAATGGTGAATGGATGTGGGGGGCTACCATTATTGCAGACCAAACTGATTATTTTGGAAATTTTGGAGCATACATGTCTAGAAATTATAATTCAACCAATATCAGACAGGCGCCTAAGGCAATGAACAGCAAACTTTTTGCTATGTTCCCGGCTACGGACGTAAGAACAAAAGTGGTTGATCCTACTGGTCAGCATACTGCACTTGCTTTACCATCAACATATTCAAAGTTTCCATATACAAGTCAGAAATTCTTATCTGTAAGCACTTCGGACAGTAGAGTGGATGTTCCATATATGAGAGCTGCAGAAATGTATCTTATCGAAGCTGAAGCTAAAGCAAGACTGGGAGATGAAGCTGGATCAAAAGTGGTGTTCAATGCACTTGCTACTAATAGAAATCCTTCTTATACAGGTGCGACAACTACAGGTGCTGCTTATATCACGGAAATTCTGAACAGCAGAAGAATAGAGCTTTGGGGAGAAGGATTCAGATTCTTGGATCTTAAGAGATTAAATCAGGGATTAGACAGAACGGGAGCCAACCATTCTTCAGTTGTTGTTAATAATGTACTGACTGTTGCCAATACAGATAACAGATGGGAATATTTAATTCCTAGAGCAGAGATCAATGCTAATCCACTTATTGTACAAAACCCATTATAA
- a CDS encoding SMUG2 DNA glycosylase family protein — MKNKTFADKIIEFNKNLHYSGLLPEDFQVLNPYLDNPETLVVMQKFYHKYYNDFNRRKFIIGINPSRHGAGVTGVPFTDTKRLENVCGITMESAYTHEVSSVFMYDMIAQYGGADRFYKNIYINSPFPLAIVRKSRNGWLNANYYDDKVLFNDVKDFMIESLKKHISLDLDTTEVFVLGKKNADFISKLNQEAHLFKKMTVLEHPRYIQQYKSKEKQLYIDKYILALNNS; from the coding sequence ATGAAAAATAAAACTTTTGCAGATAAGATCATTGAGTTTAACAAAAATCTGCACTATTCAGGATTATTACCTGAAGATTTTCAGGTTTTAAATCCATATTTGGACAACCCTGAAACCTTGGTCGTGATGCAAAAGTTTTATCACAAATATTATAACGACTTCAATAGAAGAAAATTTATTATAGGAATCAATCCTAGCCGCCACGGAGCAGGAGTAACCGGAGTTCCTTTTACGGATACCAAGCGTCTGGAAAATGTTTGTGGGATTACCATGGAATCTGCATATACCCATGAAGTTTCTTCCGTTTTTATGTATGACATGATTGCTCAGTATGGAGGAGCTGACCGGTTTTATAAAAATATCTATATCAACTCTCCTTTTCCTCTGGCTATTGTAAGAAAATCACGGAATGGCTGGCTGAATGCCAATTACTATGATGATAAGGTACTCTTTAATGACGTAAAAGATTTTATGATTGAGTCTTTAAAGAAACATATCAGCTTAGACCTTGATACAACAGAAGTTTTTGTTTTAGGAAAGAAAAATGCAGATTTTATTTCAAAATTAAATCAGGAAGCTCATCTTTTCAAAAAAATGACCGTTTTGGAGCACCCGCGATATATTCAGCAATATAAGTCAAAAGAAAAGCAACTTTATATTGATAAATATATTTTAGCCCTGAATAATAGTTAA
- a CDS encoding enoyl-CoA hydratase/isomerase family protein, with protein sequence MSDFVTSEIKNNIAEITFGTAKSNSLPGAILEKLAQTILDEGAKAEVKAILVKSEGEKAFCAGASFDELLAIEELEASTKFFGGFAKVLNAMRNCGKIVVVRVQGKTTGGGVGLACGADYCFATKDSALALTEINLGIGPFVIGPYVERKIGKSQFSAMAIDADFRSAQWAEQHNIYHSVSETIEEMDAKLDKFLNTLSSRSEEALALIKKVSWEGTDHFNELMPARIHMSASLILEDSAKRNIEAIKERLRAK encoded by the coding sequence ATGAGTGATTTTGTAACATCAGAAATTAAAAATAATATTGCCGAAATTACATTCGGAACGGCAAAAAGCAATTCCCTTCCGGGAGCCATTCTTGAAAAATTAGCCCAAACTATTCTGGATGAAGGAGCTAAAGCAGAAGTGAAAGCTATCCTTGTAAAAAGTGAAGGGGAAAAAGCTTTTTGTGCAGGAGCGAGTTTTGATGAATTATTGGCTATTGAGGAACTGGAAGCTTCTACCAAATTTTTTGGCGGTTTTGCCAAAGTTTTGAATGCGATGAGAAATTGTGGTAAAATTGTCGTTGTAAGAGTTCAGGGAAAAACAACAGGAGGAGGAGTAGGTCTGGCTTGTGGTGCAGATTATTGTTTTGCAACGAAAGATTCTGCATTGGCTTTAACAGAAATTAATCTAGGTATTGGTCCTTTTGTGATTGGCCCCTATGTTGAGAGAAAAATAGGAAAATCACAATTCTCTGCTATGGCTATTGATGCAGATTTTAGATCAGCACAATGGGCAGAACAGCATAATATTTACCATTCTGTGTCTGAAACAATAGAGGAAATGGATGCCAAGCTTGATAAATTTTTAAATACCCTTTCTTCAAGAAGCGAAGAGGCTTTAGCTTTAATTAAGAAAGTTTCTTGGGAAGGTACAGACCATTTCAATGAATTGATGCCTGCAAGAATCCATATGAGTGCAAGCCTTATTCTGGAAGATTCTGCGAAGAGAAATATCGAAGCCATCAAAGAAAGATTGAGGGCGAAATAA
- a CDS encoding FKBP-type peptidyl-prolyl cis-trans isomerase, producing MKKTLATLAIVAGFTTSFAQKSYTDEQKASYYIGLDIAQNMKRQGFAVDPDLMAQALKDEFSGKASLFPKEEMGTFLQGFMQKQNEKKQAEAKVKAEENKKKGAELLAKNKLNKKITTTASGLQYEVLQPGDGKAKPTASSTANVKYTGKLMDGTVFDSTDNHGGNPMDLNLSGVIKGWTEGIQLMTKGAKYRFYIPSDLAYGDNGAGGVIPPGATLIFDIELVDFK from the coding sequence ATGAAAAAAACATTAGCTACTTTGGCAATTGTTGCCGGATTTACTACTTCTTTCGCTCAAAAGTCTTATACGGATGAGCAGAAAGCCTCTTATTATATTGGTCTTGATATTGCCCAAAACATGAAAAGACAAGGATTTGCTGTAGATCCTGATCTTATGGCTCAGGCTTTAAAAGATGAGTTTTCAGGTAAAGCAAGCTTATTCCCAAAAGAGGAGATGGGAACTTTTTTACAAGGGTTTATGCAGAAGCAAAATGAAAAGAAGCAGGCAGAAGCAAAAGTAAAAGCTGAAGAAAACAAGAAGAAAGGAGCTGAACTTTTGGCTAAAAATAAACTGAACAAAAAAATAACAACCACTGCAAGCGGCCTACAATACGAAGTTCTGCAACCTGGTGACGGAAAAGCTAAGCCAACCGCTTCAAGTACTGCCAATGTAAAATACACAGGGAAACTGATGGACGGAACTGTTTTTGACAGCACAGATAATCACGGCGGAAATCCGATGGATTTGAATCTTTCCGGTGTAATCAAAGGCTGGACAGAAGGAATCCAGTTAATGACGAAAGGAGCAAAATACAGATTTTATATTCCTTCAGATCTAGCATATGGAGATAATGGAGCTGGAGGAGTTATTCCTCCGGGAGCAACCCTTATTTTCGATATCGAACTGGTAGATTTTAAATAG
- a CDS encoding SusC/RagA family TonB-linked outer membrane protein, whose protein sequence is MKLRLSLITTAVLFFAGGQIVEAQRTKKDTTTTEKQIDEVVIVAYGSQKKETLVGSNTEIKAKQFADRPISNIGQAIDGASPGVKVSTGTGQPGSAPSIQVRGIGSYGISTSPLYVVDGVIYTGSLSAINPNDIASFNILKDAASTSLYGSAAANGVVLITTKSGRKGTDVLNFNMSTGYVGRSIPEYDRVDVYQYYPLIWEAIRNGRFTTNPGAGLAAANTYATTNLISGVLKTNVFNVADNLLVVDGVLNPNAQLKYTDLDWQGPLMKTGFRQNYELNYSGGTNKTTYFSSVSYTNETGYLIKSDFERFTARLKVDSQIKSWLKLGTSISGVSSNGNNSIDGADNNTAYINPYNWTRTMGPIYSPYAHDPNTFATLYDAAGNIVYDAGGARGADAAAGRNIIQETLLNKDISKNYYIISRSYAEFKVDPYLTLSTNVGYDIRNNRRSRYVNKLIGDAAPAGAAEKTTFTEQTLTWNQLLNYKRKFDVHNFEFLLGHENYKYIYEYFNAYKQGQTVDDNDELINFVTPTTVTSQTDNYKKESVFSRLNYDYKSKYLLSGSIRWDASSRFAKDVRWNSFWSVGAGWRIKGEDFLKDSRLISDLKLRGSYGEVGNDGTNSYYMYKSTYSLGYNNAQEPGILFGFLADPSITWESNKQTDVGLDFGFLNNRITGSVDYYNRITDDLIFPVPVPVSSGVPGNNISKNVGTMYNRGFEFALSADVIKNENFTWSINANASTLKNQVTELSQGITEIINGTKKVSVGHSVYDYWLRQWYGVDPADGSPLFLVADAYAGTTASDIRTVNGTQVTTNFNKAKYDYSGSAIPDLFGSFGTSISYKQWSLSTMFTYQLGGMTYDSNYQSLMSSYSQGGALSTDILNRWTTPGQITDVPALNSSTYTSSNAASSRWLVKSDFITFRQATLAYSFSPESISQYGLTSFRLLLSGENIWSKTARKGLEPAQTFNGTTSNRYTPARIVTIGFSLSF, encoded by the coding sequence ATGAAGTTAAGATTGTCATTAATAACTACTGCTGTTCTGTTCTTTGCGGGCGGTCAGATAGTTGAAGCACAGAGGACTAAAAAGGATACTACAACTACTGAAAAGCAAATTGATGAAGTTGTAATTGTTGCTTACGGTTCTCAGAAAAAAGAAACATTAGTAGGTTCTAATACAGAAATTAAAGCCAAGCAATTTGCAGATCGCCCGATTTCCAATATCGGACAGGCAATAGACGGAGCGAGTCCGGGAGTAAAAGTTTCTACGGGAACCGGGCAGCCAGGAAGTGCTCCCAGTATTCAGGTAAGAGGGATCGGTTCGTATGGAATTTCAACATCTCCTCTATATGTGGTAGATGGTGTTATTTATACCGGATCTTTATCTGCGATTAATCCCAATGATATTGCCTCTTTTAACATTCTTAAGGATGCGGCCTCTACATCATTATACGGTTCGGCCGCTGCGAATGGGGTTGTTCTAATTACAACTAAATCCGGTAGAAAAGGAACAGATGTTCTGAATTTTAATATGAGTACAGGATATGTCGGGAGATCTATTCCGGAATATGACAGAGTAGATGTATATCAATATTATCCGTTGATCTGGGAAGCTATAAGAAACGGTAGATTTACCACTAACCCAGGGGCAGGTCTTGCTGCGGCAAATACTTATGCAACAACAAATTTGATCTCAGGTGTATTGAAGACCAATGTTTTTAATGTTGCTGACAATTTATTGGTGGTTGATGGTGTTTTAAATCCGAATGCTCAATTGAAGTATACAGATCTTGACTGGCAAGGTCCATTAATGAAAACGGGTTTCAGACAAAACTATGAGCTAAACTATAGTGGAGGAACTAATAAAACCACTTATTTTTCTTCAGTAAGTTATACTAATGAGACCGGTTATCTGATAAAATCTGATTTCGAGCGATTCACTGCGAGATTGAAAGTGGATTCTCAAATCAAAAGCTGGCTTAAGTTAGGGACAAGTATTAGTGGTGTTTCATCCAATGGTAACAACTCTATTGATGGCGCAGATAACAATACTGCTTACATTAATCCATATAACTGGACGAGAACAATGGGCCCGATATACAGCCCATATGCGCATGATCCTAATACATTTGCAACATTATATGATGCGGCTGGAAATATAGTATATGATGCAGGAGGGGCAAGAGGTGCTGATGCAGCGGCTGGAAGAAACATAATTCAGGAAACTCTTTTAAATAAGGATATTTCTAAAAATTATTATATTATTTCCAGATCTTATGCAGAATTTAAAGTTGATCCGTATTTAACATTATCTACTAACGTCGGATATGATATAAGAAACAACAGAAGGAGCAGATATGTCAATAAGCTTATTGGAGATGCAGCTCCTGCTGGTGCAGCTGAAAAAACAACATTTACAGAACAGACACTTACCTGGAACCAGTTGCTAAACTATAAGCGTAAATTTGACGTTCATAATTTTGAATTCTTATTAGGGCACGAAAATTACAAATATATTTATGAGTACTTTAATGCTTACAAACAAGGGCAAACAGTAGATGATAATGATGAACTGATCAATTTCGTAACACCTACTACGGTAACTTCACAAACGGATAATTATAAAAAAGAGAGTGTTTTCTCAAGATTAAACTATGATTATAAATCTAAATATTTATTATCCGGTTCCATCAGATGGGATGCTTCTTCAAGATTTGCTAAAGATGTAAGATGGAATTCATTCTGGTCAGTAGGAGCAGGATGGAGAATTAAAGGTGAAGACTTTTTAAAGGATTCAAGATTGATAAGCGATCTTAAGCTAAGAGGTTCTTATGGAGAAGTTGGAAATGACGGAACAAATAGTTACTATATGTATAAGAGTACCTATAGCTTAGGATACAACAACGCGCAGGAGCCGGGAATTTTATTTGGTTTCTTAGCAGATCCTTCTATCACTTGGGAATCTAATAAGCAAACTGACGTTGGGTTGGATTTCGGTTTCTTAAACAACAGAATTACGGGGTCAGTGGATTATTATAACAGAATTACAGATGACCTTATCTTCCCTGTTCCTGTTCCTGTATCTAGTGGTGTTCCTGGAAACAACATCAGTAAAAATGTTGGAACCATGTACAACAGAGGTTTCGAATTTGCGCTTAGTGCAGATGTTATTAAAAATGAAAACTTTACATGGAGTATCAATGCAAATGCATCTACTCTTAAAAATCAGGTCACAGAATTATCACAAGGAATTACTGAGATCATTAATGGAACTAAAAAAGTTTCTGTGGGACATTCAGTGTATGATTATTGGTTGAGACAATGGTATGGGGTTGATCCTGCTGATGGTTCACCATTATTTTTAGTTGCTGATGCTTATGCTGGTACTACGGCTTCTGATATCAGAACAGTGAACGGAACACAGGTGACAACTAACTTTAATAAAGCTAAATATGACTACTCAGGATCGGCTATTCCTGATCTGTTTGGTAGCTTCGGAACATCGATTTCTTATAAGCAATGGTCATTATCCACTATGTTTACTTATCAGTTAGGCGGAATGACATATGATTCCAATTACCAATCTTTGATGTCAAGTTATTCTCAGGGAGGAGCTCTAAGTACTGATATTTTGAACAGATGGACAACACCTGGACAAATCACGGATGTACCTGCATTAAACTCTTCAACATATACGAGTTCAAATGCTGCATCCAGCAGATGGTTGGTAAAATCAGACTTCATTACTTTCAGACAGGCTACTTTGGCATATAGCTTCAGCCCGGAAAGTATTTCACAATATGGTTTAACATCTTTTAGATTATTATTATCTGGAGAAAATATCTGGAGTAAAACGGCAAGAAAAGGGTTGGAACCTGCACAAACTTTCAATGGAACAACTTCAAACAGATACACTCCGGCGAGAATTGTTACAATAGGATTTAGCTTATCATTCTAA
- a CDS encoding winged helix-turn-helix domain-containing protein, whose translation MIKINQLNKEFESRVRLGIMSVLMVNDWVDFSEMKNLLDVTDGNLASHSTALEKSNYIEVKKEFVGKKPKTSYRVTQTGRLAFTEHLNALEKLLGK comes from the coding sequence ATGATTAAAATAAATCAGCTCAACAAAGAATTTGAAAGTCGTGTGAGATTAGGCATTATGTCTGTTCTTATGGTAAACGACTGGGTTGATTTTTCAGAAATGAAAAACCTTTTGGATGTCACGGATGGTAATCTAGCTAGCCATAGTACGGCCTTGGAAAAATCGAACTATATAGAAGTAAAAAAAGAATTTGTGGGTAAAAAGCCTAAGACCTCTTACAGAGTGACGCAGACTGGAAGATTGGCATTTACCGAACATTTAAATGCACTTGAAAAACTATTAGGCAAATAA
- a CDS encoding Coq4 family protein: MKKLRVKFLLFVYNRTQKLYRTYFKKKKRKWQFNEKQLLEFHKDSLGRKLGEFYQKHGFSMIPKMENHDVHHLITGIGTQFEEEIAMQYLLLGNGKLNAHLLAAIVLGTVILPEYFKMYIRAYRKGQNMKEFHHLNFEELLWQNFENLSDFLRQKESPVFY, encoded by the coding sequence ATGAAAAAACTACGTGTCAAATTTTTACTCTTCGTTTACAATAGAACACAAAAGCTCTATAGAACATACTTTAAAAAGAAAAAAAGAAAATGGCAGTTTAATGAAAAACAATTGCTGGAGTTCCATAAAGATTCTTTAGGAAGAAAGTTGGGCGAATTTTATCAGAAACATGGCTTTTCAATGATTCCGAAAATGGAGAATCACGACGTTCACCATTTGATCACAGGAATAGGAACTCAGTTTGAAGAGGAAATTGCTATGCAGTACCTTCTGTTGGGAAACGGAAAACTCAATGCACATCTTTTGGCTGCCATTGTTTTGGGAACGGTTATCCTTCCGGAATATTTTAAAATGTATATCAGGGCATACAGAAAAGGGCAAAATATGAAGGAATTTCATCATCTGAATTTTGAAGAATTGCTGTGGCAAAATTTTGAGAACCTCAGTGATTTTCTCCGGCAGAAAGAAAGTCCGGTTTTTTATTAA
- a CDS encoding metallophosphoesterase yields the protein MHRKDFLKRIFQLSIIAAFPVLYSWQIEPFWVEFVQRKLPIKNLPKELEGKVLMQISDLHVGERFDYHFLIEAFQKAKQFTPDFVVYTGDYVNHGNAEDHEKLKKVMGNAVMGKLGTFGILGNHDYGKNWKDLGSSEITCQILESQGIVMLKNAQKESHGLNFIGFDDLWSPNFDPMSVMKDYDASKANLVLCHNPDVCDKDVWNGYQGWILSGHTHGGQ from the coding sequence ATGCATAGAAAAGATTTTTTAAAAAGAATTTTTCAACTGTCTATTATTGCAGCATTTCCGGTATTATATTCCTGGCAAATAGAGCCATTTTGGGTGGAATTTGTACAGAGAAAGCTTCCGATAAAGAATTTGCCAAAAGAACTGGAGGGGAAAGTTTTGATGCAGATTTCAGACCTGCATGTTGGTGAACGGTTTGATTATCATTTCCTGATAGAAGCGTTTCAAAAAGCGAAACAGTTTACTCCTGATTTTGTGGTTTACACCGGGGATTATGTAAATCATGGGAATGCCGAAGATCATGAAAAGCTAAAAAAAGTTATGGGCAATGCCGTGATGGGTAAGTTGGGAACTTTTGGAATTTTAGGAAATCATGACTATGGTAAGAATTGGAAAGATTTGGGTTCTTCAGAAATTACCTGTCAGATTTTGGAAAGCCAAGGAATTGTCATGCTGAAAAACGCACAGAAAGAATCTCACGGATTAAATTTTATTGGTTTCGACGATCTGTGGTCTCCCAATTTTGATCCAATGAGTGTAATGAAAGATTATGATGCTTCAAAAGCGAATCTTGTGCTTTGCCATAATCCTGATGTCTGTGACAAGGATGTGTGGAATGGATATCAAGGCTGGATCCTAAGCGGCCACACTCATGGAGGACAGTGA